The following is a genomic window from Lagenorhynchus albirostris chromosome 2, mLagAlb1.1, whole genome shotgun sequence.
gatcccacatgccacggagcaactaggcccatgcgccacgactactgaagtccacgcacctagagcccgtgctccacagcaaaaggagtcaccacagtgagaagcccgagcaccgcaacgaagagcagcccccgctcaccgcaactagagaaagcccgcgcacagcaacgaagacccaactcagccaaatataaaaaattaaataaataaatttattaaagaaagaaagaaattaaataatctgATCCCCACAACAATCTTGTGATATAGATAAGGCAGGTAGTATTAAGCATATTTTACAGACGGTGGACTGAGAGATTAGGTGACATCTTCCGGCACACAGCTGGTGATCTGTGAGAATGGAAGTCAGCACGGCCCAGCTGTGGGAATGCAGCAGCAGCAAGGAAACTCAGAGAGCCACAGTGTCCCCAACCAAAGTCACAGAATTGAAACTCAGACGCCGGATTCCTGGAAGCTTCCCCTTGCCTCCACTTTCATAACCCTCCATGAAGCAACAAGCACATTTGTGAGCTTCCCTTCCTCTGTGGCATCCAGGCCCGGCCCTTGGAGGTCACTGTTCACAGGGGCATCCCTAGGGCATGTGGCAAAATAATAGGTGAGACAGGTCCTGCCttaaaaaatgttcatatttctTCGGTTCAATtccagaaacatttattgaggcctCTTGTGTGCTGGtcctgtgctgtgtgtgtgtgatggggaaAGGGGTCAGTGGCACACAGGGAGGAACTAGGTGCGGTGCAATTCTGCTGCTGGCAGCGCAGTGTAGTCAACAGAGCATAAGCTTCGGGGTCAGGCGAACTTGGGTTTCATGTGACCTCTATTGCTTCCTAGCtggtgactctgggcaagtaaTTTTCTTAAGCTCTTTGAGTCTCATGgtcttcatctgtgaagtgggaataAAAATACGGACCTTACTAGTTTGCTGGGAAAGTTAGATAAAATAATGTGCTTAACGTCCTCAGCAGTGTCTGGCACTGGCGTTTCATGTACTGATCTGATCCCTTTGTGTCTCTTTCCCTCATTGAATCCAGAAACAGGATTCAGAAAGGGAAGCTCTGCACACATCCCACTGCACCTAACCACGTGGCTAAACCATCAGCCTTACTTTACTTTATTGCTCAGATACTAATTCCCTTCTACCTTCTCCTGTCCTTGGGGAGCTCATGAACTATGgggaaacacaaacaacccagCTAGTTGTATGAGGCAGAATGAAGTAAAAGCTTTAAACAAAACAAGCCAACAAAAGCACAGGCTGAAGGAAACTAGGAGGAAAGCATGGCCAGACCGGAAGTATGGAGCTCAGCTAAGGCTCCAGAAAGGAAGTAGCACTTGAACTAGGCTTAACGAGTTACTGCGCTCAAGGGTGCAAGGGTGACCATAGCTGCTTGGTCAAGGTGGAATTCCTCCGGGCCAGACTTTAGGTCCTGGGCCAACTTGGGATGAGAAAGATCCATCTGGTGCTAGCACTGCCTTGGCATGCTTCCAGCCGATTTGTACCATCCTCCAAGTGGAGCCAGAAGACCTCCATGGAAGAAATGAACGCCAGGCCGTCAAGTGGATTCTGTGGTGGGCACACAGGATGTTGTACATCCCCACAGTGTGGAATCCCCACTCCCACAAGACAGCAACCACACCCCTACTCCTCGTCACCACAGCTACTATCACAGGACTTCTCAGTTCAACTTTCAGCAGAAAAACCTCACCACCAGGCCTAGGAATCCGTGATGCGGCCAGTGCATCTAGATTCCAGTTTGAATCAGGACCTGCATCCCTCCCCGGGCCAGGCAGCCTTTTCTCTTTAAACAGCTATGCAGCAGACCTGAGTCAGTTTCAGACTTTCTGCCTCCTGGGACTGTGTCGGTGTTGCAAAAATAGAGGTGGGTCGCACTACttaggagtgtttttttttacatttccctgCAAGAGCACTGACTAGTTTTGGTAAGGATGCAAACAAGATGCAGTCACCAACTTATTTCAGTGACGTTAAGTATCTTTAATAATACCATAGTGAGGCATTTccttgcattatctcatttaacactCACAAAATCCTGGAAGATGGTACTCCctgtttcacaggtgagaaaaccaggactcagagaggttaagtaacctgccaaagatcacacagctagcacCTGGTAGAGCAATGGCTTGAACTTGGGCAGTCTGACTAGTGCCCTGGTGTTACACTCTTCTCTCAAGGGCAGTATAGGCTGGTATCCAAATGACTGTCCCACTGACCGTGCTTAACCTGGCTTGGCTAGCACAGCACCATACCCCCTGCTCTGGAAAGATATGTTCCCAGATTCCTGGCTGGGCCTCAGAGGAGCTGGCTTTTGTTTCAGAAGTGGCCAAATAAGCAATTATGGGGGATGCTGGAAAGCAGTTCCTGCTGTGGATGCAGCTGGGCTAAGTGAGTTCTGGTCCTATTCCCTGAATGGGCAAGAGAGTGACTCACAGAAACAGCAGAGATCACCGCCCCCACAGGCCCCTCCCAAGAATTTTGCTTACTCTCCATGACACTTAGTACCTGCAACCCTTAGGACAGCCTTCATTGATTATTTCCTTATATGTTAATTAATGTAAATGCTGAAGGAGACCACTTTGGTGTGGAGGAGTGACCAAGTTGTGTTCTAGTTCTATCCCTATAACTAGCTATGTAGTCTTGAGCAAGGCATCTAAATTCTGTGGATctctgttttctcacctataaaataggaataataatcatGGCCCTGACTCTCTCTCAGGCCTGTTGTGAGCCTCCAATGTAATAGGCTGCCTCTGAAACCTCTGTTCTGTGTTTGCAGGACCAGGGGCTTCCAGAGAGGACTCAGCCCCCACGGTGGTAACTGGGACCCTAGGGGGGTCTGTCATTTTGCCCCTGCAGCTGCAGGATGGACAGCAGGTGGAGAGCATCTACTGGATGTGTCGTTTGGTGTCCGGGGTAATAGCCACGGTAACCTTGGTAGAAGCTGGAGGGCCAGACACCTTTTACCAGGCAGAAACGCAGTACTGGGGTCGTTTGAGTGTGGTGGGCCCAGGCTGCTCCCTGCAGATCAGCCACCTGAGCTGGGAGGGTGCAGGGTCCTACCGAGCCCACGTTAATCTGTGGAGTTCCCGCATCACCCACGCCTGGGAGTACAGCCTGCACGTCTATGGTGAGTGTCTGGGGAACGGCAACAGGTGGGTGTGTGTGGTGACTGTCTTTCAGTCATTTTTATAGCCTTTCCCACTTTGgttacatttataattttctttctaattaaaaGGCTAACACGTGCTCACTGGggaaaaacatggaaaatagaGTTACCTGGGAGAATACCCTGAAAAATCTCGGGGCCCAGGACGTGTCCCAGACCAGTTGCAGCAGAACCGCTGGGTCTGGGCAGAGAATGGTATTTCAGGCCCTGAGAACTGGCTTCTGCCACAACCTACTTGTGTGGCCTTGAGCTTTCTCCTTGCTAAAATAGGAACActaccttctgtgagaatgaaattCATGGGAAAGAACTTTGTAAAGCTCTGTACAGATGTACGAGAACACTATTATCATATTCATTTAAGGAAATTTAAACGACTGTTTTAGCAGGGGAAACTACAAAGGGGACAAGGagtcgggggcggggggtgtcAGGCATACGCAGCAGCAAGATCGGCCAGTGAAGACACAGTCAAGTACTTTTAGATTCAAACAGCTTATTACTTATATAGGTAGTGAGAGGGAGAGGGGCCAAAGGTCCTCATCCCACGCCCCAGAAATGATGACACTGAGAAAAAAGGAACCGGATGAACATAACGGGGGTTGCTGAGAAACAAATTCTAGACTGCAGAGAAAAGGTTTCGTAGTCAGCAGCTCTGTTCTGCGAGGGTGGAGCAGGAAGCCCTGAACCCCATGACACACTGCTCATGACAGCCTCCCAGGAGAGACTGGTGGGAGTCCTGTGGGAGATGGCTTCAAGGTAATTCCTCACAGGCCACCCTCCTGTCGTGTTCTGGGAGGATCACAAGGCCTTTTGCAAGACTCGGATTAGCCGTGATTCTAGTCTTTGCTTGAGGAACAAGGAGGCCATGGATGGCAAGTTCACCAGGCAAGGTCACCATGATGCCATGGCAGAGCTGTTCCTCTACAGTGGGTAGCAGGAAAGGTACCAATGAGGAGGGAGGATGAACACAGGAAGCTAAGTGATGGAGAGAAAGTGGATATCCTTCTCAGACATCTTCCTGGGTTATGTGACAGGAAATATTCCTATTAGgtgaaggcattttttttttttttaagttggggaTGATGGAATTGCCAAGGTCAGGTTCACATGGTTGGGGAGAAAGCATTTCTGCCATAAACTGGCCTGCAACGGCTGTGGCCCATTCCTCAGACAGGGCGAGGGAACACTGGGTGAGGGGCTGCTGGGACCTGGGGTAGGACTGTTCACCCCAGGGGTGGTGGGAGAGCCCTCGCACTatgctgatggtcattctggcAAGATGAGCTCAGTGCGCGTTCTGGGCAGGATATAAAGCTGTGCTAACCAATCAGAGGTGGGGGCTTCCAGAGAGGGCTCCTGGGGCAAGAGTGATGATAAGGGGCCAGGCTTTCATTCTTCACAGGGTATTTCCCAAGTCAGTGGCGGTTCGTGACAGCCTTGCTAACAGGCAGGAAAGGGGTTTTGATTTCTAGGCTAAGgagactgagtctcagagagaaaaaaatgacataccCGTGACAGAGAGCTAGAAAGATGCAGAGAGCTGGGAATAGAACTCAGGTACCCCAATGCCACACCCTGGATTTCTCATATGTCCCTGTATTTATCTTCCTGAGCTTGAGAGGACACTGAAGAGACAAGGGCCTGCAGGAGGGGTCGCAGGGGAAGGGTTTGGATCCCAGGGCCTGGTCTATGGAAGACACACTGGAGTGAGGCAGCAGAAAGTTACCCAGCAGTGGACATGTCCAGCTTGCCTTCTCCTGGGGGACATTCCGGGCTGTGTTGTCCTATTTTGCACAGTTGAGTTGCCCCTGGGGCTACTGTCAGGTGGACCCCAGGGCAGAGGCCCAATAGCAGAGCAGTCTTCTCCCAAGCCTTGTGACTTTGTTGCCTGTCCTGATTGTCTGTTGTCTGCAACTGCTCTTGCTGCTGCCCTCAAACCGTCCTGATTCTGGCCTGGGGAGGCAGGTGGGCAAATAACGAGACTCTGGATACATTAAGGAGAGCATCTGGGTGCCTGGTCCCGGGATGAGAAGGGATGGAGTGGAGGTGGAAGGGAATGCAAGGACGTAGGAGAAACCTCAAAGGCATAGGGCCACCTCCTCTGGGAGCCTGGTTCAGCATCTGGAAGCTCAGTGTATACTGCAGAGCGCCCTACTGGAGGAAGATGTAATTACAACACGGTTCCTTGTTTGCCCGTACAGACAGCCTTCATCTACTCAGGGCAGGGTGGGAATTCAGCTTTGAGGTCAGATCCATTGGATTTAGGATCGATGAGACTCTGGGCAAGTAACTTAATAGAGTAGATATAACACCTTCCCTACCTACTTCATAAGATTGTTCTGGGAATCTGAGGAGATATTAAGTGACATGCCTTATAAAGCCCAAAGCTTGAGAATAGACGTGGCCAGCTTCTGCCTCTGTTGTTCCTTCTGTATATTCAGGGTGGCGCAGGGTCTTGGCAGCCACGCCTCCTGCTTCTGCCCTGTGAAGGGAAGGTCCAGAGCAGTTTTCCAGTCTTCCGTTGGTTCTTTGTTGCACACAAAGAGCAGCTGGCCCGGCCCCGTGTCACAATGAGCTCTAGGATGAGTGGGAATGGACACTGCCTCGTCATCCTAACATGCATGGCAGAAAGCAGAGGAGGCACTGTGACCTACAGCTGGACACCCCTGGGGCCCCGGACTGTTGTGTCCCACGGAGGGTCTGTCCTCAGTGTCTCCTTGAGACCTGGAAACAGTGCTCTGAACCTTACCTCTGTGGTGAAGAACCCAGTTGGTAACAACAGCTCCCTCCCTGTCTTGGTGCCGCCCTCACGCACAGGTACCTGAAACCCAAGCACACACCCTGCTTGGCAGCTCTAGAGTGGACGGAAGCTGGAGGAAGGAGTCTTGTCCCCTTCAGGCCCCGAGGAGAGGGGTGAACACCCTTGAGAGAGTGGGGGGGCCAGGGTTGGTCTGTGTGgtcaggggagaggaaggagacccGCTGGACCTGATGGGGAGGCTGGAGTGGtctgggcaggaggggctggaTGGGACCTATGGCTGCCCCAAGTGGCCAGGGAGACTCTGACGCTGAAGCTGtggttttctctctccatctgcaGGACCAGGAATCCTGGGAGGGAAATCAGTAGGGGAGATAGTGACCAGCACCCTTGGGAAGTCGGCCCCTCTGCCTCTGGAAGTCCCGGTGGGACAGGAGGTTGAAAAGGTTACCTGGAGCTCTCCAGGGCTTGTGGCTGTTTTGCAACCAGGACGGGCAGGCAAACCAATCCTTGTTGCTGGGATGCAGGGACCCAAGAGCAGGAGAGTGAGTGTCCTCCGCCACAACTACCCTCTTCAGATCAGCTCCCTGAGGCTGCAGGACTCTGGCTCCTATAAAGCCTGGATAACTCTGCAGAGTCCCCCGATCAACAACACCAAGGATTTCACCCTGCGCGgctgtggtgggggtggggggtagaggGCCTACGTTTGAACTCTGACCTTTCTTCTCCTCTGCTTGGCCAAGCCAGAGCCTTCTCACAGCTTGAACTACCTCTTCTTGGAACAGAGAGTCTGCAAGAGCCCAATATCACGGCCAGCTCTCAGATCATGAAGGATGGGACCTGCTTCATCACCCTGGCTTGCTGGATGGACCAGGCTGGAGAGGATGTTAAGTAGAGCTGGGACCCCCAAGGCCAGGGGGCAGTTGCGTCTCACAGGGGGACCACTCTCAGCATGTCCTGGAGATCTGGGGTCAGTGACAGGTATCGCTGTACTGCCAAGAACCCCATCAGCCAGAGCTCCAGCTCCATCCCTGTCAGGCCCCTCTGCTCAGGTAACCGCTTCCTTCTGAGAACCTTTCACTGCAGACTCGGTCCAGATTCACAGCAtccctgcctgccttcctcaGGGTTCTAGGAGTGGTTAAAGAAAAATAGGGCAGGATTAGTTTGCAGGAGGGAGCATCTCTGGGGTGGCACGAGATGAGGGTTCTGGCACTACCATCCCACTCTGCCCACCTTCTGTCGGC
Proteins encoded in this region:
- the LOC132515884 gene encoding LOW QUALITY PROTEIN: T-lymphocyte surface antigen Ly-9-like (The sequence of the model RefSeq protein was modified relative to this genomic sequence to represent the inferred CDS: substituted 1 base at 1 genomic stop codon) — its product is HAHGPSAAVRQASLLHIVGLSLRWSLLLLGLLTGPGASREDSAPTVVTGTLGGSVILPLQLQDGQQVESIYWMCRLVSGVIATVTLVEAGGPDTFYQAETQYWGRLSVVGPGCSLQISHLSWEGAGSYRAHVNLWSSRITHAWEYSLHVYEQLARPRVTMSSRMSGNGHCLVILTCMAESRGGTVTYSWTPLGPRTVVSHGGSVLSVSLRPGNSALNLTSVVKNPVGNNSSLPVLVPPSRTESLQEPNITASSQIMKDGTCFITLACWMDQAGEDVKXSWDPQGQGAVASHRGTTLSMSWRSGVSDRYRCTAKNPISQSSSSIPVRPLCSGSFLLCSLRKEFLLFLILGALQIK